The Saccharomyces cerevisiae S288C chromosome VII, complete sequence genome includes a region encoding these proteins:
- the CTT1 gene encoding catalase T (Cytosolic catalase T; has a role in protection from oxidative damage by hydrogen peroxide) — MNVFGKKEEKQEKVYSLQNGFPYSHHPYASQYSRPDGPILLQDFHLLENIASFDRERVPERVVHAKGGGCRLEFELTDSLSDITYAAPYQNVGYKCPGLVRFSTVGGESGTPDTARDPRGVSFKFYTEWGNHDWVFNNTPVFFLRDAIKFPVFIHSQKRDPQSHLNQFQDTTIYWDYLTLNPESIHQITYMFGDRGTPASWASMNAYSGHSFIMVNKEGKDTYVQFHVLSDTGFETLTGDKAAELSGSHPDYNQAKLFTQLQNGEKPKFNCYVQTMTPEQATKFRYSVNDLTKIWPHKEFPLRKFGTITLTENVDNYFQEIEQVAFSPTNTCIPGIKPSNDSVLQARLFSYPDTQRHRLGANYQQLPVNRPRNLGCPYSKGDSQYTAEQCPFKAVNFQRDGPMSYYNFGPEPNYISSLPNQTLKFKNEDNDEVSDKFKGIVLDEVTEVSVRKQEQDQIRNEHIVDAKINQYYYVYGISPLDFEQPRALYEKVYNDEQKKLFVHNVVCHACKIKDPKVKKRVTQYFGLLNEDLGKVIAECLGVPWEPVDLEGYAKTWSIASAN, encoded by the coding sequence ATGAACGTGTTCggtaaaaaagaagaaaagcaagaaaaagtttACTCTCTACAAAACGGTTTTCCGTACTCTCATCACCCATACGCTTCTCAATACTCAAGACCAGACGGCCCTATCTTACTGCAAGACTTCCATCTGCTGGAAAATATTGCAAGTTTCGATAGAGAAAGAGTTCCGGAGCGTGTAGTCCATGCCAAAGGTGGTGGTTGTAGACTGGAGTTCGAACTAACAGATTCTTTGAGTGATATTACATACGCCGCTCCATACCAGAATGTGGGTTACAAATGTCCTGGTCTTGTTCGTTTTTCCACCGTTGGTGGTGAAAGTGGTACACCAGACACTGCAAGAGACCCAAGAGGTgtttcttttaaattctATACCGAGTGGGGGAACCATGACTGGGTCTTCAACAATACTCCCGTCTTCTTCCTCAGAGACGCTATTAAGTTTCCCGTATTTATTCATTCGCAAAAGAGAGACCCTCAGTCTCATCTGAATCAGTTTCAGGACACTACCATATACTGGGATTATCTAACATTGAATCCGGAATCAATCCATCAAATAACTTACATGTTTGGTGATAGAGGTACTCCTGCTTCGTGGGCTAGTATGAACGCGTACTCTGGTCATTCCTTCATCATGGTCAACAAAGAAGGTAAGGACACATATGTGCAATTCCACGTCTTGTCGGATACTGGTTTTGAAACCTTGACTGGAGATAAGGCTGCTGAACTGTCAGGCTCCCACCCTGATTATAATCAGGCAAAGCTGTTCACTCAATTGCAAAATGGCGAAAAGCCAAAATTTAACTGTTATGTGCAAACAATGACACCCGAACAAGCAACTAAGTTCAGGTATTCGGTAAATGACCTAACGAAAATATGGCCACACAAGGAATTCCCTTTGAGAAAATTTGGTACCATCACCCTAACGGAGAATGTTGACAATTATTTCcaagaaattgaacaaGTTGCATTCAGTCCAACGAACACTTGTATCCCAGGTATTAAGCCTTCTAATGATTCCGTTCTACAAGCCAGACTTTTCTCCTATCCAGACACTCAACGTCATAGATTGGGAGCCAACTATCAGCAATTGCCCGTCAACAGACCAAGAAACTTGGGATGTCCATACTCCAAAGGTGATTCCCAATACACTGCCGAACAGTGTCCATTTAAAGCAGTGAACTTCCAAAGGGACGGCCCAATGAGTTACTACAATTTCGGTCCTGAGCCAAATTATATTTCCAGTTTACCAAATCAAACtctgaaattcaaaaatgaagacAACGACGAAGTATCTGATAAGTTCAAAGGGATAGTTCTTGACGAAGTAACAGAAGTTTCTGTGAGAAAACAGGAACAAGACCAAATCAGAAACGAGCATATTGTTGATGCCAAAATTAATCAATATTACTACGTTTATGGTATTAGTCCACTAGACTTCGAACAGCCAAGAGCTCTATATGAAAAGGTATACAACGATGaacagaagaaattattcGTTCATAACGTTGTTTGCCACGCTTGTAAGATCAAAGATCCTAAAGTCAAAAAGAGAGTTACGCAATACTTTGGTTTGCTAAACGAAGATTTGGGTAAAGTCATTGCAGAATGCTTGGGAGTTCCTTGGGAACCTGTTGACCTTGAAGGTTATGCCAAGACTTGGTCCATTGCAAGTGCCAATTAA
- the NNF2 gene encoding Nnf2p (Protein that exhibits physical and genetic interactions with Rpb8p; Rpb8p is a subunit of RNA polymerases I, II, and III; computational analysis of large-scale protein-protein interaction data suggests a role in chromosome segregation): MEEQFTNQKKVSHLQSLMNTKRSEQPTEFAKKHRFKDTLALFLVFLSFNHFTSLCLLVSFIVATKCKDFLANCFIILFLSKKPSRHIGEVAHIDISTSKVTNGSSNRKSNSRFFGNSKNSFVIPIPVLICEILFAMLLKIYGGDYFVKPIKNLAISIIASFLINDPSDCLSYATSCSVLYAVSTNTFQRVSHFFDIIQLFDMSLRGTGQSIKLFTVFRKYSQFFKKLFSLFLPMPFKMLGKHSDSMIYYLSFHILFFSFASSLLHPHRQTAENKPLKKGFNSTKPDVARVQGLQKMRISSSSSVSADSNTLEDQSPMIPNDPGGLSSSNQTIHPSQQNNSPVPLSSHSNILNPAASYPTDATSSFPYFTSMVKEYKSYQPSVISAEGSNSQAVTTTTSTTTSPTTFNFSGDNTSLSNEISLSDSSNGNSKKDSDFFSPSNDKYTNQLFELNVDFGNMFSSSKLSSDISVTSNLENFIRLLFRRKNQHLIAPLWSMVVTLKTTNFEKKYLQETSENSLTPTNSNTSYVSNQEKHDKDLDTINTHSVSSRISFTHAGKFKKSVFNNFEPSNTMALIAKTTSDDYNLLNLVSTNENIFNRNDNDYKVCIIDISTNSITFHIENLHDGELIVLVNGVIWSEVSCALILEHVGEEYVVVNGLVPSCSYDIQFINRLNHRDDYLVSDLIVRTCGNNNAIAGKFENLDFSFPSYYHRKFLSPLLTLKHSVLTTNANLSDERTKLKKTKKEFSKKLSLLRQEIDYFKGRISQNATHDEKSTLKVENLKVALQQSETAVNKLEMQLKTLTEKELELEEEYLKKKDLHLKNQLEFSKLEESLSKDLKNSEGRFQKVNQELVQLGSKLDKLNARNEKLQKEVDQNAEEIEKFSTQFLSKREKDRFRRKEYRIREANKFELTIKGLEQDINRLENENENIHSLIGNSY, translated from the coding sequence ATGGAGGAACAATTTACTAATCAGAAGAAAGTATCACATCTACAGTCATTAATGAACACTAAAAGGAGTGAACAGCCCACCGAATTTGCCAAAAAACATAGGTTTAAAGATACGCTTGCATTGTTCCTGGTTTTTTTGAGTTTTAACCACTTCACTTCCCTATGTTTATTGGTTTCCTTTATTGTTGCTACCAAATGCAAAGATTTTCTGGCAAATTGTTTTATTATACTTTTCCTATCGAAAAAACCTTCCCGCCATATCGGTGAAGTGGCGCACATAGATATAAGTACTTCCAAAGTGACCAATGGTAGTTCAAACCGAAAATCTAATTCACGATTTTTTGgcaattcaaaaaatagcTTCGTCATTCCGATCCCCGTATTAATTtgtgaaattttatttGCAATGTTACTAAAGATTTACGGTGGCGATTATTTTGTTAAGCCAATAAAAAATCTGGCAATTTCTATTATTGCCTCATTTTTGATCAATGATCCAAGCGATTGCTTAAGCTATGCAACTTCATGCTCAGTATTGTATGCTGTGTCAACTAACACTTTTCAAAGAGTGTCACACTTCTTTGACATTATACAGTTATTTGATATGTCTTTACGAGGAACCGGCCAATCAATTAAATTATTCACGGTTTTTCGCAAGTATTCacagtttttcaaaaagcttTTCTCTCTATTTTTGCCAATGCCTTTCAAGATGCTTGGCAAACATTCAGACAGTATGATTTATTATCTATCCTTTCacatcctttttttctcatttgcTTCAAGTTTATTACACCCTCATAGACAAACAGCGGAAAACAAGCCATTGAAAAAGGGTTTCAATTCAACTAAACCAGATGTAGCCCGTGTTCAAGGTCTGCAAAAGATGagaatttcttcttcttcttccgtTTCTGCCGATTCGAACACTTTAGAGGACCAAAGTCCTATGATACCGAACGATCCAGGTGGACTTAGCAGCAGCAATCAAACTATCCATCCATCCCAACAAAATAACTCGCCAGTTCCCCTATCATCACAcagtaatattttgaacCCTGCCGCCTCTTATCCTACTGATGCTACTTCTAGTTTTCCCTATTTCACTTCTATGGTCAAGGAATATAAGTCATATCAGCCATCGGTAATCTCTGCTGAAGGAAGCAATTCTCAAGCCGTTACTACTACTACCAGTACAACAACCTCTCCTACAACGTTCAACTTTTCTGGTGATAACACTAGTTTGTCAAATGAAATCTCTCTATCTGATTCCTCGAATGGAAATTCGAAAAAGGATtctgatttcttttcccCTTCCAATGACAAGTATACTAACCAACTGTTTGAACTGAATGTTGATTTTGGGAACATGTTTTCTTCTAGCAAATTATCTTCAGACATATCTGTTACATCAaacttggaaaattttatccGTCTTCTATTCAGAAGAAAGAATCAACACTTGATTGCACCTCTTTGGTCTATGGTAGTTACATTAAAAACAAcgaattttgaaaaaaaatacttacAAGAAACCTCTGAAAATTCACTAACACCAACAAATTCGAATACTTCATACGTCAGTAATCAGGAAAAACATGACAAAGATTTGGACACGATTAATACACATTCAGTTTCATCAAGAATTAGTTTCACCCATGCCGGAAAGTTTAAGAAGAGCGTGTTTAACAATTTCGAACCTTCAAATACTATGGCCCTGATTGCAAAGACAACATCTGATGACTACaatcttttaaatttaGTTTCCaccaatgaaaatattttcaatagaaatGATAATGACTACAAAGTTTGCATTATTGATATTAGCACAAACTCTATTACATTccatattgaaaatttacATGATGGCGAACTCATTGTTTTAGTAAACGGTGTTATCTGGTCAGAAGTTTCTTGCGCTTTAATTTTAGAGCATGTAGGCGAAGAATACGTTGTCGTTAACGGATTAGTCCCTTCTTGTTCTTATGATATTCAATTCATCAACAGACTAAATCACCGAGATGATTATTTGGTTTCTGATTTAATTGTAAGGACTTGTGGGAATAACAATGCGATTGCcggaaaatttgaaaacctTGATTTCAGCTTCCCTTCATACTACCATAGGAAATTCTTATCTCCGTTGCTAACTCTGAAGCATTCCGTGCTAACTACAAACGCAAATTTGTCCGATGAAAGgacaaaattgaaaaagacaaaaaaggaattcaGCAAGAAGTTAAGTCTTTTGAGACAAGAAATTGATTATTTTAAAGGCAGGATTTCACAGAACGCAACACATGACGAAAAGAGCACTTTAAAAGTCGAAAATTTGAAGGTTGCCCTACAGCAAAGTGAGACTGCGGTAAATAAGTTAGAGATGCAATTGAAAACTCTCACTGAAAAAGAGCTTGAATTAGAAGAGGAatacttgaaaaagaaagatctacacttgaaaaatcaattaGAGTTCAGTAAGTTAGAAGAAAGCTTATCGAAAGACCTGAAAAACTCAGAAGGGAGGTTCCAAAAGGTCAATCAAGAATTAGTTCAACTAGGCTCTAAACTGGACAAATTGAACGCGAGAAACGAGAAGTTACAAAAGGAGGTCGATCAGAACGCAGAAGAGATAGAAAAGTTCAGTACTCAATTTTTGagtaaaagagaaaaggatAGATTTAGAAGAAAGGAGTACAGGATACGCGAAGCCaataaatttgaattgACTATAAAGGGGTTAGAGCAAGATATCAACAGATTAGAAAAtgagaatgaaaatatacataGTCTAATTGGTAATAGTTACTGA
- the PDC6 gene encoding indolepyruvate decarboxylase 6 (Minor isoform of pyruvate decarboxylase; decarboxylates pyruvate to acetaldehyde, involved in amino acid catabolism; transcription is glucose- and ethanol-dependent, and is strongly induced during sulfur limitation) has product MSEITLGKYLFERLKQVNVNTIFGLPGDFNLSLLDKIYEVDGLRWAGNANELNAAYAADGYARIKGLSVLVTTFGVGELSALNGIAGSYAEHVGVLHVVGVPSISAQAKQLLLHHTLGNGDFTVFHRMSANISETTSMITDIATAPSEIDRLIRTTFITQRPSYLGLPANLVDLKVPGSLLEKPIDLSLKPNDPEAEKEVIDTVLELIQNSKNPVILSDACASRHNVKKETQKLIDLTQFPAFVTPLGKGSIDEQHPRYGGVYVGTLSKQDVKQAVESADLILSVGALLSDFNTGSFSYSYKTKNVVEFHSDYVKVKNATFLGVQMKFALQNLLKVIPDVVKGYKSVPVPTKTPANKGVPASTPLKQEWLWNELSKFLQEGDVIISETGTSAFGINQTIFPKDAYGISQVLWGSIGFTTGATLGAAFAAEEIDPNKRVILFIGDGSLQLTVQEISTMIRWGLKPYLFVLNNDGYTIEKLIHGPHAEYNEIQTWDHLALLPAFGAKKYENHKIATTGEWDALTTDSEFQKNSVIRLIELKLPVFDAPESLIKQAQLTAATNAKQ; this is encoded by the coding sequence ATGTCTGAAATTACTCTTGGAAAATActtatttgaaagattgAAGCAAGTTAATGTTAACACCATTTTTGGGCTACCAGGCGACTTCAACTTGTCCCTATTGGACAAGATTTACGAGGTAGATGGATTGAGATGGGCTGGTAATGCAAATGAGCTGAACGCCGCCTATGCCGCCGATGGTTACGCACGCATCAAGGGTTTATCTGTGCTGGTAACTACTTTTGGCGTAGGTGAATTATCCGCCTTGAATGGTATTGCAGGATCGTATGCAGAACACGTCGGTGTACTGCATGTTGTTGGTGTCCCCTCTATCTCCGCTCAGGCTAAGCAATTGTTGTTGCATCATACCTTGGGTAACGGTGATTTTACCGTTTTTCACAGAATGTCCGCCAATATCTCAGAAACTACATCAATGATTACAGACATTGCTACAGCCCCTTCAGAAATCGATAGGTTGATCAGGACAACATTTATAACACAAAGGCCTAGCTACTTGGGGTTGCCAGCGAATTTGGTAGATCTAAAGGTTCCTGGTTctcttttggaaaaacCGATTGATCTATCATTAAAACCTAACGATCCCGAAGCTGAAAAGGAAGTTATTGATACCGTACTAGAATTGATCCAGAATTCGAAAAACCCTGTTATACTATCGGATGCCTGTGCTTCTAGGCACAACgttaaaaaagaaacccAGAAGTTAATTGATTTGACGCAATTCCCAGCTTTTGTGACACCTCTAGGTAAAGGGTCAATAGATGAACAGCATCCCAGATATGGCGGTGTTTATGTGGGAACGCTGTCCAAACAAGACGTGAAACAGGCCGTTGAGTCGGCTGATTTGATCCTTTCGGTCGGTGCTTTGCTCTCTGATTTTAACACAGGTTCGTTTTCCTACTCCTACAAGACTAAAAATGTAGTGGAGTTTCATTCCGATTACGTAAAGGTGAAGAACGCTACGTTCCTCGGTGTACAAATGAAATTTGCACTACAAAACTTACTGAAGGTTATTCCCGATGTTGTTAAGGGCTACAAGAGCGTTCCCGTACCAACCAAAACTCCCGCAAACAAAGGTGTACCTGCTAGCACGCCCTTGAAACAAGAGTGGTTGTGGAACGAATTGTCCAAATTCTTGCAAGAAGGTGATGTTATCATTTCCGAGACCGGCACGTCTGCCTTCGGTATCAATCAAACTATCTTTCCTAAGGACGCCTACGGTATCTCGCAGGTGTTGTGGGGGTCCATCGGTTTTACAACAGGAGCAACTTTAGGTGCTGCCTTTGCCGCTGAGGAGATTGACCCCAACAAGAGAGTCATCTTATTCATAGGTGACGGGTCTTTGCAGTTAACCGTCCAAGAAATCTCCACCATGATCAGATGGGGGTTAAAGCCGTATCTTTTTGTCCTTAACAACGACGGCTACACTATCGAAAAGCTGATTCATGGGCCTCACGCAGAGTACAACGAAATCCAGACCTGGGATCACCTCGCCCTGTTGCCCGCATTTGGTGCGAAAAAGTACGAAAATCACAAGATCGCCACTACGGGTGAGTGGGATGCCTTAACCACTGATTCAGAGTTCCAGAAAAACTCGGTGATCAGACTAATTGAACTGAAACTGCCCGTCTTTGATGCTCCGGAAAGTTTGATCAAACAAGCGCAATTGACTGCCGCTACAAATGCCAAACAATAA
- the PIL1 gene encoding lipid-binding protein PIL1 (Eisosome core component involved in endocytosis; mitochondria phosphoprotein that localizes to the outer membrane and is involved in maintaining mitochondrial morphology and mitophagy; phosphorylated (T233) upon Pkc1p hyperactivation in a Slt2p MAPK-dependent fashion; null mutant shows activation of Pkc1p/Ypk1p stress resistance pathways; BAR domain family member; protein increases in abundance and relocalizes from the plasma membrane to cytoplasm upon DNA replication stress), translating to MHRTYSLRNSRAPTASQLQNPPPPPSTTKGRFFGKGGLAYSFRRSAAGAFGPELSRKLSQLVKIEKNVLRSMELTANERRDAAKQLSIWGLENDDDVSDITDKLGVLIYEVSELDDQFIDRYDQYRLTLKSIRDIEGSVQPSRDRKDKITDKIAYLKYKDPQSPKIEVLEQELVRAEAESLVAEAQLSNITRSKLRAAFNYQFDSIIEHSEKIALIAGYGKALLELLDDSPVTPGETRPAYDGYEASKQIIIDAESALNEWTLDSAQVKPTLSFKQDYEDFEPEEGEEEEEEDGQGRWSEDEQEDGQIEEPEQEEEGAVEEHEQVGHQQSESLPQQTTA from the coding sequence ATGCACAGAACTTACTCTTTAAGAAATTCCAGGGCACCTACCGCCTCTCAATTACAGAACCCACCGCCACCACCATCTACAACCAAAGGTAGATTCTTTGGGAAGGGTGGTCTAGCTTACAGCTTTAGGAGAAGTGCTGCTGGAGCTTTTGGCCCAGAATTATCCAGAAAGTTGTCTCAATTGGTTAAGATTGAAAAGAATGTTTTGAGGTCCATGGAATTGACAGCCAACGAAAGACGTGACGCTGCTAAGCAATTGTCTATTTGGGGGTTGGAAAACGATGACGATGTTTCCGACATCACTGATAAATTAGGTGTCTTGATCTATGAAGTTAGTGAATTAGACGACCAATTTATCGATCGTTATGACCAATACAGATTGACTCTAAAGTCCATCAGAGATATCGAAGGTTCTGTTCAACCATCTAGAGACCGTAAGGACAAGATCACCGACAAAATCGCCTACTTGAAATACAAAGATCCTCAATCACCTAAGATTGAGGTCTTGGAACAAGAATTGGTGCGTGCTGAGGCTGAATCTTTGGTCGCTGAAGCTCAATTATCTAATATCACAAGGTCAAAGTTGAGAGCTGCTTTCAACTACCAATTTGACTCCATCATCGAACATTCAGAGAAAATTGCTTTAATCGCTGGTTACGGTAAGGCTCTCTTGGAACTATTGGACGACTCTCCTGTCACTCCAGGTGAAACCAGGCCTGCTTACGATGGGTATGAAGCCTCTAAACAAATCATTATTGATGCTGAAAGCGCACTGAATGAATGGACACTAGACTCTGCCCAAGTCAAGCCTACTTTAAGTTTCAAGCAGGATTACGAAGACTTCGAACCTGAAGAAGGcgaagaagaggaagaggaagacgGTCAAGGCAGGTGGTCCGAAGACGAACAAGAAGATGGACAAATTGAAGAACctgaacaagaagaagaaggtgcTGTTGAAGAACATGAACAAGTCGGACACCAGCAAAGTGAGTCTCTTCCCCAACAAACAACAGCTTAA